One window of the Branchiostoma floridae strain S238N-H82 unplaced genomic scaffold, Bfl_VNyyK Sc7u5tJ_1501, whole genome shotgun sequence genome contains the following:
- the LOC118407947 gene encoding transcription initiation factor TFIID subunit 4-like, translating to MASNTASSPLMSSTLGTAVVQPPAQSSLTLTAEAIENVKKCKNFLTTVVKLASSSNQPPERAKNVKELVQNLLDAKIEPEEFTLKLQTEFKSSPQPYLVPLLKKTLPYVRQGLAKRGAIGGMQIPPQTPSFAQAPVAMTTSLVASTSISRQSVVVTTQSQHPPNVRQQAAINTAQMTVNPNLDLGTTSVTSGGLPPTTAQIPTAPSLGTSLPPQVARTVSQASTGVGGSYGLQNMTASTPTQLNTRNLERMPLPAPPIRHVHPGMVIPFVRPNRTTASPTLPTALPPSSVTRGTTTLTTGELPYTTPQIPTARRSGTVPVPRQAAPTDRQEPNNEQFPYSPLVFSVPYHR from the exons ATGGCCAGTAATACTGCCTCCTCGCCGTTGATGTCTTCAACACTGG GTACAGCAGTGGTACAGCCACCTGCGCAGTCCAGCCTGACCCTCACAGCGGAGGCTATAGAGAACGTGAAGAAGTGTAAGAACTTCCTTACGACCGTGGTGAAGCTGGCCAGCAGTTCTAACCAACCGCCTGAGAGGGCCAAGAACGTCAAGGAACTGGTGCAGAATCTCCTG GATGCTAAGATAGAGCCAGAGGAGTTCACCCTCAAACTGCAAACCGAGTTTAAGTCCTCCCCACAGCCGTACCTAGTTCCCCTTCTGAAG AAAACTCTACCGTATGTCCGACAAGGTCTGGCAAAAAGAGGTGCGATAGGCGGAATGCAGATTCCTCCACAGACCCCGTCCTTTGCACAAGCTccggttgccatgacgacgTCGTTGGTGGCGTCCACGTCCATCAGCCGCCAGTCGGTGGTGGTGACCACACAGAGCCAACACCCACCCAACGTCAGACAACAGGCAGCCATCAATACTGCTCAGATGACGGTCAATCCTAATCTTGACTTAG GAACAACATCCGTGACATCAGGAGGACTTCCACCTACGACAGCACAAATCCCCACAGCACCAAGCTTAGGGACCTCACTGCCACCCCAAGTGGCTCGAACGGTTTCTCAGGCATCTACAGGTGTTGGTGGCTCATACGGACTCCAAAATATGACAGCATCCACTCCTACTCAACTAAACACAAGGAATCTTGAACGTATGCCGCTACCAGCCCCTCCTATTCGCCATGTACATCCAGGCATGGTCATTCCCTTTGTACGTCCAAACAGGACAACAGCATCACCGACACTACCTACTGCGCTGCCACCATCTTCAGTAACACGAG GAACAACAACTCTTACAACAGGGGAACTTCCATATACAACACCACAGATCCCTACAGCACGGAGGTCAgggactgtacctgtaccacgGCAAGCGGCTCCGACGGATCGTCAGGAACCTAATAACGAACAGTTTCCTTACAGTCCGTTAGTATTTTCAGTGCCTTATCATCGCTAG